One part of the Arachidicoccus terrestris genome encodes these proteins:
- a CDS encoding exonuclease domain-containing protein produces the protein MEYAIVDIETTGGHASGCGITEVAIVLHNGQEVIGRYETLVNPGVPVPVYITALTGINNSMIATSPSFDQVADKIYNLLQGRIFVAHNVNFDYSFIKYHLAEAGYNYSATKLCTVRMSRKIKPGLSSYSLGRLCAALEIPLVDRHRAGGDADATAILFSRLLEWDNKGVIMGMLKKGAGDQTLPPNLPKTDFEALPHSPGVYYFKDDKGKVIYVGKAKDLRKRVAQHFTGHNPNPQRQNFLRCIHHISFESCGTELIAFLLEALEIKRLWPKYNRAMKKYEPKFGLFVYEALDGYLRMAIGKFNKSQTAELVFSHLVEASNVLHEMVHEFDLCPELCRLGNCSSEGGCKTKGGLCPRKTDPEYYNDLVREALQEYRKQLPTFVIIDKGRTENEQSCIYVEKGHFCAMGYIHKDTDLTQIEDAKKLLKLYQGNHYIMQLIYSYAKTFPEKVLMKEYEMWDNMHN, from the coding sequence ATGGAGTATGCAATTGTTGATATTGAAACGACTGGCGGTCACGCTTCCGGATGCGGTATTACGGAGGTTGCCATTGTTCTGCATAACGGACAGGAGGTCATCGGACGATATGAAACCCTCGTCAATCCTGGCGTACCCGTACCCGTGTATATTACGGCTCTTACCGGCATCAATAATAGCATGATCGCCACCAGCCCTTCTTTCGACCAGGTAGCAGATAAAATATACAACCTGCTTCAAGGCAGGATCTTTGTTGCACATAATGTCAATTTTGATTACTCCTTTATCAAATATCATCTGGCAGAAGCTGGCTATAATTATAGTGCTACCAAATTGTGTACTGTGAGAATGAGCCGTAAAATTAAGCCAGGGTTATCATCCTATAGCTTAGGCAGGCTCTGTGCTGCTCTTGAGATACCTCTGGTAGACCGGCATAGAGCGGGTGGGGATGCGGATGCGACCGCGATATTGTTCTCAAGGCTGCTGGAATGGGATAACAAAGGTGTAATAATGGGTATGCTTAAAAAAGGAGCAGGAGATCAAACGCTACCCCCAAATTTACCCAAAACTGATTTTGAAGCGTTGCCACACAGCCCTGGAGTATACTATTTTAAAGACGACAAAGGGAAAGTAATCTATGTAGGTAAGGCAAAGGACCTTCGTAAGCGGGTCGCCCAACACTTTACCGGTCATAATCCCAATCCCCAACGCCAGAACTTCCTGCGTTGTATCCATCACATTAGTTTTGAAAGCTGTGGAACCGAGCTCATAGCTTTCCTGTTGGAAGCGCTAGAAATAAAACGGCTCTGGCCCAAATATAACCGGGCCATGAAAAAATATGAACCAAAATTCGGTCTTTTTGTCTATGAAGCACTAGATGGTTATCTCCGCATGGCTATCGGCAAATTCAATAAAAGTCAGACAGCAGAATTGGTCTTCTCACACCTGGTAGAAGCCTCTAATGTGCTCCACGAAATGGTACACGAGTTTGATCTCTGTCCAGAGCTCTGCAGGCTTGGCAATTGCAGTAGCGAAGGGGGCTGTAAGACCAAAGGTGGACTTTGTCCCCGCAAAACAGACCCAGAATATTATAATGACCTCGTCAGAGAAGCTTTACAGGAGTACCGCAAGCAACTGCCTACCTTTGTCATTATTGATAAAGGCAGAACAGAAAATGAACAGAGCTGTATCTATGTAGAAAAGGGACATTTTTGTGCCATGGGCTATATACATAAGGATACAGATCTGACTCAGATAGAAGATGCCAAAAAACTGCTCAAGCTATATCAGGGCAATCACTATATAATGCAACTAATTTACAGCTATGCCAAAACCTTTCCGGAGAAAGTGCTTATGAAGGAATATGAAATGTGGGACAACATGCATAACTAA
- a CDS encoding SOS response-associated peptidase, with protein sequence MSYLFSFAGTSEKICKVFSGLTVDPQVHSFQPVYLINGFSLNNHPVILSEEGQLKLTMFGWGMIRENALSYMDKLVEKQRVRLLKARAEKIVGDSNSLWYRKRQNRVLIPATGFFEHREVRGFKSKVPYYVRLKERPIFFLPGLYNYTQLPGTNGGRIGTFTMISRDGNSVMKSIHNSGQFPHRMPLFLPEALERKWLDPALSDKELQDVLDYEVPSSALEYYPVKSLHRANPKDPTLIEPVDYPGLPPIET encoded by the coding sequence ATGTCATATTTGTTTTCTTTTGCCGGAACATCGGAGAAAATATGCAAAGTGTTTTCTGGGTTAACTGTAGATCCACAGGTGCATAGTTTTCAGCCAGTCTATCTAATCAACGGATTCTCTCTAAATAACCATCCTGTAATCCTTTCAGAAGAAGGGCAACTGAAATTGACAATGTTCGGATGGGGCATGATAAGGGAAAATGCGCTTTCCTATATGGATAAGTTGGTAGAAAAACAACGAGTTCGCTTATTGAAGGCTCGGGCGGAAAAGATAGTCGGAGATTCCAATAGTCTATGGTACAGAAAAAGGCAAAACCGGGTATTGATCCCTGCAACCGGATTTTTCGAGCATAGGGAGGTCAGAGGGTTTAAAAGTAAAGTACCCTATTATGTCCGCTTAAAAGAACGTCCGATATTTTTCTTACCGGGCTTGTATAATTACACACAATTACCTGGCACAAATGGCGGTCGTATTGGTACTTTTACGATGATTAGCCGGGATGGGAACTCTGTCATGAAAAGTATTCATAACAGCGGCCAATTTCCTCACCGGATGCCGTTATTTTTACCTGAAGCACTGGAAAGAAAATGGCTGGATCCCGCCCTCTCCGATAAGGAATTACAAGACGTTTTAGATTATGAAGTACCGTCTTCAGCACTAGAGTACTATCCTGTGAAGTCTTTACATCGGGCAAACCCGAAAGATCCGACGCTAATTGAACCCGTGGATTATCCTGGCCTGCCTCCGATTGAAACATAA
- a CDS encoding ABC transporter permease — protein sequence MLRHYIKTAWRSLLRSKGFSAINIAGLAIGMASVILIGLWLRNMVSTDRFYQKEDQLYILSNRDKNGGNIWAWQATPKILGPTLKREQPAIEAVSRYNGTNFLFTSGNIKMNAEGAYVDSSFLDMFDMKPLFSTNKYVNALAGNDKIVLTQAFAKSLFGNTDPVGKPLMLNNKYNVTVSAVIKDLPSNTQFAFDYLLSWGFAKKAGNYDEWWGNNSVNTFIQLRPHSDLTVFNNKIKNTTIDHSKSTDAQTTEVFAFPLSKRFLYNKDVNGQFVTGNIVTVRLFSIIALLILIIACINFMNLSTARSERRAKEVGVRKVIGAYRRSLIGQFLSESILLSILAFMIAIAIVVIALPFFNQLVGKELTIPFGNLYTWLAAVCFVLFTGLLAGSYPALFLSSFRPVKVLKGAFRKSHSKISLRSVLVVIQFTFSIILIIATVIVSRQIKYTQQRDNGYAKNGLIYTPISGQIEKNYLVIKHELLSSGAVLAVSKNMSPITRQSSGGWGGKWPGSTPEDEHTNFARYSTDADFVKTMGVQLISGRDIDIYKYPGDSTACLLNEAAVKTMHIKNPVGLNFYFDTTLHVVGVVKDFVINGAAEKVHPMIIFGPGSWFNDIHYRLNPNRPTEDCLKQIKAIFNKYNPEYPYQYAFVDKDYAKKFAELQQTSKLSSLFAGLTIFISCLGLLGLIIFMAETRTKEIGVRKVLGASVFNITKLLSWQFLKLVGLSFLIATPIAWYAMHKWLQNFDYKVHIEWWWFVAAGALSLAIALITVSWQAIKAARTNPVQSLKTE from the coding sequence ATGCTCAGACATTATATCAAAACCGCCTGGCGATCTCTTTTAAGAAGCAAAGGCTTTTCCGCAATAAATATTGCCGGCCTGGCCATTGGTATGGCCAGTGTAATCCTGATTGGACTATGGTTACGAAATATGGTTAGTACAGACAGATTCTATCAAAAGGAAGATCAGCTTTATATTCTATCCAACCGTGACAAAAATGGCGGTAATATATGGGCATGGCAGGCAACGCCAAAAATTCTGGGACCGACACTAAAAAGAGAACAACCAGCAATAGAAGCCGTTAGTAGATACAACGGCACTAATTTTTTATTTACAAGTGGCAATATCAAGATGAATGCCGAAGGTGCTTATGTTGATAGCAGCTTTCTGGATATGTTTGATATGAAGCCGCTTTTTAGCACTAATAAATATGTAAACGCGCTTGCCGGTAATGACAAAATTGTATTAACACAGGCCTTTGCTAAATCTCTATTTGGTAATACTGACCCTGTCGGTAAACCCTTAATGCTAAATAATAAATACAACGTGACAGTTAGTGCGGTGATAAAAGATTTACCCAGTAATACGCAATTTGCTTTTGACTATCTCCTCTCCTGGGGTTTTGCGAAAAAAGCGGGCAATTATGATGAGTGGTGGGGCAATAACTCTGTCAATACCTTTATACAACTTCGACCTCATAGTGATTTAACGGTGTTCAATAATAAAATTAAAAACACGACGATTGACCATTCAAAAAGCACAGACGCGCAAACCACTGAAGTGTTCGCATTCCCTCTTAGCAAAAGGTTTCTATATAATAAAGACGTTAACGGCCAATTTGTTACTGGTAATATCGTTACCGTTCGTCTATTTTCTATTATTGCGCTCTTGATCCTGATCATTGCCTGTATTAATTTTATGAATCTGAGCACGGCAAGGAGTGAAAGGAGAGCCAAGGAAGTAGGCGTCCGAAAAGTAATTGGCGCTTATAGAAGATCTTTAATTGGTCAGTTCTTATCAGAAAGTATTTTATTGTCAATACTTGCTTTTATGATTGCCATAGCGATAGTTGTCATTGCCCTGCCGTTTTTTAATCAATTGGTCGGCAAAGAGTTGACCATTCCCTTTGGCAATCTCTATACCTGGTTGGCTGCAGTCTGTTTTGTGCTCTTCACTGGTTTGTTGGCAGGGAGTTATCCCGCCTTATTTCTATCGAGTTTCCGGCCGGTTAAAGTATTAAAAGGGGCTTTTAGGAAATCCCATTCCAAAATAAGTTTGCGTTCAGTACTGGTGGTTATCCAATTTACATTCAGCATCATCCTGATCATCGCTACGGTCATTGTTTCCAGACAGATTAAATACACGCAGCAACGCGACAATGGTTATGCTAAAAACGGTTTAATTTATACTCCGATTTCCGGGCAGATCGAGAAAAACTATCTTGTTATAAAGCACGAACTCTTAAGCAGTGGCGCTGTTTTAGCGGTATCAAAAAATATGTCTCCAATTACCAGGCAATCCAGTGGTGGTTGGGGAGGCAAGTGGCCGGGTAGCACACCTGAAGATGAGCATACCAACTTCGCCAGGTATAGTACAGACGCAGATTTTGTAAAAACCATGGGTGTACAATTAATATCAGGAAGAGATATTGATATATACAAATACCCCGGGGACAGTACGGCCTGCCTACTCAACGAAGCAGCCGTCAAAACAATGCATATTAAAAATCCGGTTGGGCTAAATTTCTATTTTGACACAACATTACATGTGGTGGGTGTTGTGAAAGATTTTGTGATTAACGGGGCGGCAGAAAAAGTTCATCCGATGATTATATTTGGACCCGGCTCGTGGTTCAACGATATACATTATCGATTGAACCCAAACCGGCCAACCGAAGACTGCTTAAAGCAGATAAAAGCTATTTTCAACAAATATAATCCTGAGTATCCTTATCAATACGCTTTTGTGGATAAGGATTATGCAAAGAAATTTGCAGAACTACAACAGACTTCAAAGCTGTCCAGCCTGTTTGCAGGCCTGACGATTTTCATCTCCTGTTTAGGATTGCTAGGACTGATCATATTTATGGCAGAGACCCGGACTAAAGAGATCGGGGTTCGAAAAGTACTCGGGGCATCTGTATTCAATATTACAAAGTTGCTTTCCTGGCAATTTTTAAAACTCGTTGGCCTTTCTTTTTTAATCGCCACGCCTATCGCCTGGTATGCCATGCATAAATGGCTACAGAATTTTGATTATAAGGTGCACATTGAGTGGTGGTGGTTTGTGGCGGCCGGTGCCCTATCGCTTGCGATCGCCCTGATAACCGTAAGCTGGCAGGCAATTAAAGCCGCCAGAACGAATCCTGTCCAAAGTTTGAAAACTGAGTAA
- a CDS encoding TetR/AcrR family transcriptional regulator, translating into MTSIIQKHQLLLEKFKKSVSTATPMEKMIKFLLVYSIGRSGDKISILGALSKDYYTFEPMVQVELKLLMENTLNWLTETLKEGKIEGIFHYKMEDRTKALIIITNILGAEQLARITFKHDFQEIKETILSDLIK; encoded by the coding sequence GTGACTTCTATAATTCAGAAACATCAGTTGTTGCTGGAAAAATTTAAGAAATCCGTATCGACTGCCACGCCGATGGAGAAAATGATAAAATTTCTTTTAGTTTATTCAATTGGGCGTTCAGGCGATAAGATAAGTATTCTCGGGGCGCTGTCAAAGGACTATTACACTTTTGAACCGATGGTACAGGTTGAGTTAAAGCTCCTGATGGAAAATACATTGAATTGGCTGACAGAAACCCTGAAAGAAGGAAAGATAGAGGGCATATTCCATTACAAAATGGAGGATAGAACGAAGGCATTAATAATCATTACAAATATTCTCGGAGCTGAGCAATTAGCCCGGATTACATTCAAACACGATTTTCAGGAAATTAAGGAAACGATCCTTTCTGATTTGATAAAATAG
- the fabF gene encoding beta-ketoacyl-ACP synthase II: protein MKRVVITGLGALTPIGNTVEAFRQGLFNGQSGAGPITKFDATKFNTRFACELKNFDPLDFMEKPEVRKYDLFTQYALSCVDQAIKQAGIDFDKLDKNRIGVIWGSGNGGITTFQQQITEFNAGDGTPRFNPYFIPKMIVDIAAGIISIKYGLKGVNFATVSACSTSNTAIIDAFNYIKWGKADMIITGGSEAPITEASVGGFNAARALSTLNGNPQAASRPFDIQRDGFVIGEGAGALILEEMEYARKRGATIICEIVGGAMAADAYHLTGTHPEGEGATLGMKLALEDAQIKPDQIDYLNAHATSTKQGDTSELRAIETVFGRSASLNISATKSMTGHLLGAAGAIEAIACILAIHEQTVPPTINTAEVDAEFNDVFNLTLGSAQKRVVNYAMNNTFGFGGHIATSIFKRYIS, encoded by the coding sequence ATGAAAAGAGTTGTAATAACAGGACTTGGTGCATTGACGCCCATAGGCAATACTGTGGAGGCATTCAGGCAAGGATTGTTTAATGGCCAAAGTGGTGCCGGACCTATTACGAAATTTGATGCGACGAAATTCAATACCCGGTTTGCGTGTGAACTTAAAAATTTCGATCCGCTGGATTTTATGGAAAAGCCTGAAGTAAGAAAGTACGATTTGTTTACCCAATATGCCCTCAGCTGTGTTGACCAGGCGATAAAACAAGCCGGTATTGACTTTGATAAGCTCGATAAAAACCGCATTGGTGTTATTTGGGGGTCCGGGAATGGTGGTATTACGACCTTTCAACAGCAGATTACGGAATTTAATGCAGGTGACGGAACACCCAGATTTAATCCCTATTTTATTCCAAAGATGATTGTGGATATAGCTGCCGGGATTATTTCAATAAAATACGGGCTGAAAGGCGTAAACTTTGCAACTGTTTCCGCCTGTTCCACCTCTAACACCGCTATTATTGATGCGTTCAACTATATCAAATGGGGAAAAGCTGATATGATTATTACGGGTGGCTCTGAAGCGCCGATTACCGAAGCATCCGTCGGCGGTTTTAATGCTGCCAGAGCATTATCGACCCTTAACGGCAACCCACAGGCCGCGTCCAGACCCTTCGATATACAAAGAGATGGTTTTGTTATCGGCGAAGGAGCGGGTGCGCTTATACTGGAAGAAATGGAATATGCCAGAAAGAGAGGAGCCACTATTATCTGCGAGATTGTAGGCGGAGCCATGGCCGCTGATGCTTATCATTTAACGGGTACCCATCCAGAAGGCGAGGGTGCAACGCTCGGAATGAAACTGGCATTAGAAGACGCCCAAATCAAACCGGACCAGATAGATTACCTGAATGCACACGCTACTTCAACAAAACAGGGTGATACAAGTGAGTTGAGAGCCATAGAAACCGTGTTTGGCAGGTCAGCAAGTTTAAACATTAGTGCAACAAAGTCAATGACGGGCCATTTACTGGGTGCCGCAGGCGCAATTGAGGCAATTGCCTGTATTCTGGCCATTCATGAGCAAACTGTTCCTCCCACCATAAATACGGCTGAAGTAGATGCTGAGTTTAATGATGTTTTTAACCTGACGCTTGGTTCTGCCCAGAAAAGAGTTGTAAATTACGCGATGAATAATACTTTTGGATTTGGAGGTCATATTGCAACAAGCATTTTTAAACGGTATATCTCTTAA
- a CDS encoding iron chaperone — protein sequence MEKTFSNVDAYIASFPPDIQMLLDDVRSTVKKAAPGITEGISYGIAAYHYKGKPVLYFGGFKKHIGLYATPEAQQEFKEELSDYKQGKGSVKFPFGKPLPLPLITRIVKFKMQQLKSSSKR from the coding sequence ATGGAAAAGACCTTTTCAAATGTTGATGCCTATATTGCCAGTTTCCCTCCGGATATCCAGATGCTATTAGACGATGTACGAAGTACAGTCAAAAAAGCCGCTCCAGGAATCACTGAAGGAATCAGTTATGGGATCGCTGCTTATCATTATAAGGGAAAGCCTGTGTTATATTTTGGAGGATTCAAAAAGCATATAGGACTTTATGCCACACCTGAAGCACAGCAGGAATTTAAAGAAGAGCTGTCGGACTATAAGCAAGGCAAAGGCTCTGTCAAGTTTCCTTTCGGTAAGCCTCTCCCCTTGCCACTGATCACCCGGATCGTAAAATTCAAAATGCAACAGCTTAAAAGTAGTTCGAAAAGGTAG
- a CDS encoding DUF6728 family protein, producing MGILKQIAEYLYIKRDKSKPKPSLYIRMMHGMNRISIIVFLIALLILLYRWIFK from the coding sequence ATGGGTATTTTAAAACAAATAGCAGAATATCTTTATATTAAAAGAGATAAAAGCAAGCCAAAACCTAGTCTATATATCAGGATGATGCATGGCATGAACCGAATTTCCATTATTGTATTCTTAATTGCGCTGCTAATCCTGCTTTACAGATGGATATTTAAGTAA
- a CDS encoding GtrA family protein: MLKLHYKLKKLILTLVDFFYPPFKRIMPAQTFRYAVCGGGNAALNIILFSSFLHFVYEKQLVYLPFGLVLTPYVASFISAFLITFPIGFYLSLFVVFPGSHLRRRVQLFRYFMIVMCNILLNYTFLKIFVEVFHWYPTPAYIIDYALVITFTYFSQRYFSFRQKPAVDN; encoded by the coding sequence ATGTTGAAGCTTCATTATAAGTTAAAAAAATTGATTCTGACATTGGTGGATTTCTTTTATCCGCCCTTTAAAAGGATTATGCCGGCACAGACTTTTCGATATGCCGTCTGTGGAGGGGGTAATGCGGCTTTGAACATTATTTTGTTCTCTTCGTTCCTGCATTTCGTATATGAGAAACAATTGGTTTATCTACCCTTTGGCCTGGTGCTGACACCTTATGTAGCTTCCTTTATCTCTGCTTTTCTGATTACTTTTCCGATCGGCTTTTACCTGAGCCTGTTTGTGGTTTTTCCAGGTTCACACCTTAGAAGGCGTGTGCAGCTATTCAGATATTTCATGATCGTTATGTGTAATATTCTGCTGAATTATACTTTCCTTAAAATATTTGTCGAAGTATTTCACTGGTATCCTACGCCGGCGTATATAATTGATTATGCCCTAGTCATTACATTTACTTATTTCTCCCAACGCTACTTTTCCTTCCGGCAAAAGCCTGCTGTAGACAACTAA
- the argS gene encoding arginine--tRNA ligase, whose product MNIITQIKSAAAATIESLYGIHLSPESVLINQTKPEFEGDYTVVLFSFVKQLRKSPEALGQEIGEQLVKGWPDLFTDFNVIKGFLNLSVADRYWQDFLEENLGGTGKTAFGQLPATGERVMVEYSSPNTNKPLHLGHLRNNFLGYSITEILKCAGNEVFSSCVVNDRGIHICKSMIAWQMFSNGATPASTGIKGDHFVGQYYVKFNDEYKLQVQALIDSGLEKELAEKQAPIMEATQQMLLDWEAGKPEVIELWKKMNSWVYEGFDVTYNTIGTTFDKVYYESNTYLLGKDLVEQGLAKKVFYKKEDGSVWIDLTQDGLDEKLVRRSDGTSVYITQDIGLAEQKQKEFNIQESIYVVGDEQNYHFKVLKLICQKLGLPSADGIYHLSYGMVELPSGKMKSREGTVVDADDLIANMIEIARQKTEELGKVSDFNEEELAVLYNMIGLGALKFFLLRVDPKKKMLFNPEESIDFHGFTGPFVQYTYARIKSILRKLELQGEQTATDKVATDLLKPEKEVLVALEQYPALIQEAADEHDPSKIAIYVFNLAKLFNALYAELSILNAESKQKKMLRSSIALLTGDTIKRSMALLGIEVPERM is encoded by the coding sequence ATGAATATTATTACACAGATAAAATCTGCCGCAGCGGCCACCATTGAATCTTTATATGGCATACATCTTTCCCCGGAATCAGTGCTCATTAATCAGACCAAACCGGAATTCGAGGGAGACTATACTGTTGTTCTCTTTTCCTTTGTAAAACAACTTAGAAAGTCTCCGGAAGCCTTAGGCCAGGAGATCGGTGAACAGTTAGTTAAAGGCTGGCCGGACCTTTTTACAGATTTTAACGTGATCAAAGGCTTTTTAAACCTAAGTGTAGCAGACAGGTACTGGCAGGATTTTCTTGAAGAAAATCTTGGCGGTACAGGTAAGACGGCTTTCGGCCAATTGCCGGCCACCGGGGAGCGGGTCATGGTAGAGTACTCCTCTCCTAATACAAATAAGCCCTTGCACTTAGGACATTTAAGGAATAACTTCCTGGGTTATAGTATCACAGAAATTCTTAAATGCGCGGGGAATGAAGTATTTAGCTCATGTGTGGTGAATGATCGAGGCATCCATATCTGTAAATCCATGATTGCCTGGCAAATGTTCTCAAATGGAGCAACACCTGCCTCAACAGGCATCAAAGGAGATCATTTCGTCGGACAGTATTATGTAAAATTCAATGATGAGTATAAACTACAGGTGCAGGCACTGATTGACAGCGGCCTGGAAAAAGAGCTGGCAGAGAAACAGGCTCCCATCATGGAAGCTACCCAACAAATGTTGCTGGACTGGGAAGCGGGCAAACCTGAAGTGATTGAACTTTGGAAGAAAATGAATAGCTGGGTATATGAAGGGTTTGATGTAACTTATAATACGATCGGAACCACCTTTGATAAAGTCTATTATGAGAGCAATACCTATTTATTAGGCAAAGATTTGGTGGAACAGGGTCTCGCAAAAAAAGTTTTCTACAAAAAAGAAGATGGCAGTGTCTGGATAGACCTCACCCAGGATGGGCTGGATGAGAAATTGGTAAGAAGAAGCGACGGCACTTCTGTCTACATTACGCAAGATATAGGTCTGGCCGAACAAAAGCAAAAGGAGTTTAATATACAGGAAAGTATCTATGTTGTCGGCGATGAACAAAATTATCATTTTAAGGTATTAAAACTCATCTGCCAAAAACTTGGCCTGCCCTCTGCAGACGGTATCTACCATTTAAGCTATGGCATGGTAGAATTGCCGTCGGGGAAAATGAAGAGCCGGGAAGGGACTGTCGTCGACGCCGACGACCTGATCGCCAATATGATCGAAATCGCCCGCCAGAAAACAGAGGAGCTGGGTAAAGTGAGCGATTTTAACGAGGAGGAGCTAGCCGTCCTGTATAATATGATTGGTTTGGGAGCACTTAAGTTTTTCCTGTTGCGTGTAGATCCTAAGAAAAAAATGCTGTTTAATCCGGAAGAAAGTATTGACTTTCATGGATTTACCGGGCCATTTGTACAATATACGTATGCAAGGATCAAAAGTATTCTGCGGAAGCTGGAGCTGCAGGGTGAACAGACGGCCACAGATAAAGTCGCTACAGATCTTTTGAAACCGGAAAAAGAGGTGCTGGTTGCTTTGGAACAATACCCTGCATTAATTCAGGAGGCAGCAGATGAGCATGATCCTTCAAAGATCGCCATTTATGTCTTCAATCTGGCCAAGCTGTTCAACGCGCTTTATGCTGAACTTTCTATCCTTAATGCAGAATCGAAGCAGAAAAAGATGCTAAGGTCCAGCATCGCCCTTCTTACCGGGGATACTATTAAACGTAGTATGGCTCTTTTAGGCATCGAGGTGCCAGAAAGAATGTGA
- a CDS encoding aminotransferase class I/II-fold pyridoxal phosphate-dependent enzyme yields the protein MADIFARLLQDSGPIGQHRDRAHGYFAFPKLEGPLGSRMKFRGKEVIVWSLNNYLGLANHPEIRKVDTEATAAYGLAYPMGARMMSGNTEKHEELERRLAAFEGKEDAILLNYGYQGIMSVIDAVCGRHDVIVYDAECHACIMDGMRMQLGHKFVFKHNDIKDFEKQMDRATTLINKQKQGGILVISEGVFGMAGDQGKIKEIVSYKGKYDFRLLVDDAHGFGTLGEKGAGVGEAQDCQDQIDLYFSTFAKSMASIGAFIAGDKAIMDYIRYNIRSQIFAKSLPMPLVVGNLKRLDMLQTMPELKEKLWSNALKLQNGLKEKGFDIGETNTPVTPVYMKGGVEEATAMVMDLRENYSVFASIVVYPVIPKGHIIYRLIPSAVHTDEDIEQTLLAFSETKKKLDAGAYKVAEIPDDWRQTTASDV from the coding sequence ATGGCAGATATTTTTGCACGACTGCTGCAAGACTCAGGCCCGATAGGCCAGCACCGCGACAGAGCACATGGTTATTTTGCCTTCCCGAAGCTGGAAGGACCACTAGGAAGTCGCATGAAATTTCGTGGAAAGGAGGTGATTGTATGGAGCCTTAATAACTATTTAGGTCTGGCCAATCATCCGGAGATTCGTAAAGTTGATACAGAAGCAACAGCGGCTTATGGACTGGCCTACCCGATGGGAGCCAGAATGATGAGCGGTAATACGGAAAAGCACGAAGAGCTGGAAAGGCGCCTGGCAGCATTTGAAGGCAAAGAAGATGCTATCCTGTTAAACTATGGCTATCAAGGAATCATGAGTGTGATTGACGCTGTATGTGGCAGGCATGATGTGATTGTATACGACGCTGAGTGTCACGCCTGTATCATGGATGGCATGCGCATGCAGTTGGGCCATAAATTTGTCTTTAAGCACAACGACATCAAAGATTTTGAAAAACAGATGGACCGTGCTACTACGCTGATCAATAAACAAAAGCAAGGCGGCATTCTGGTCATCTCAGAAGGTGTATTTGGCATGGCCGGTGACCAGGGAAAGATCAAGGAAATCGTTTCTTATAAGGGAAAATACGATTTCAGGCTATTAGTGGATGATGCCCACGGTTTTGGGACTTTAGGGGAAAAAGGTGCTGGTGTTGGCGAAGCTCAGGACTGTCAGGACCAGATTGACCTCTATTTTTCCACATTTGCTAAATCTATGGCCTCTATCGGCGCTTTTATCGCCGGTGACAAAGCCATTATGGATTATATTCGTTATAATATCCGTTCGCAGATTTTTGCGAAAAGCTTGCCGATGCCGCTAGTCGTCGGTAACCTGAAAAGACTGGATATGCTGCAGACGATGCCTGAGCTAAAAGAAAAGCTTTGGAGTAATGCATTAAAGCTGCAAAATGGCTTGAAAGAAAAAGGATTTGATATTGGTGAAACCAATACGCCTGTTACGCCCGTATATATGAAAGGAGGTGTTGAGGAAGCCACCGCTATGGTTATGGACTTAAGGGAAAACTACAGTGTTTTTGCCTCTATTGTGGTGTATCCTGTTATTCCTAAAGGGCATATCATATACAGGCTGATACCTTCTGCGGTGCATACGGATGAGGATATCGAACAGACTTTACTGGCCTTCAGTGAAACTAAAAAGAAGCTGGATGCCGGTGCCTATAAGGTCGCTGAAATTCCCGATGACTGGCGGCAGACCACAGCCTCTGATGTCTAA